AGCTTTTATCAGCGCAACAGCATCATCATATTTTCCCACACTGTAATTAAGCAGAAATTCCGGGTCAAGATTTTCAATTTCTGATTTTATTATACCTATTTTTTTTGATATAAAATCATTGCCTATTGCCAGTTTGCTTGTTGTAAGCGTAATCAATGTATATTCAAGAGTATAGTAAGGATCCGAAAAATCAGCTGTTTTTGATTTTTCCTGGTTTGGAATTATTGCTGATATTATTATATCTATTTCAGGCTCATTTATTTTCTCATAAATCTCGTTATAAGACATCTGAGTTATTTTTAATTCTTTTTCAAGTCTTTTTGCTATCTCTCCGGCAAGATCCACATCAAAACCTACTATTTCTTCACCCTGCAGATATGCAAAAGGAGGAAAGGTCGCATCAATGCCGACATTTAAAAATTTACTGAAAACAGTAGTGCTTGTCTGCAATGAAGCCGCCTCAGATGTATTGTTTGTTTTTTCTGATTTTTTACATCCGTAATTGACAAAAACCGATAATAAAAAGACTGTGAGCATTAAAGGTATTATTATTTTTATAAATAACTTCTTTTCACTTCTAAAATTATCCTGATTCAAAACTGCCTTTCTTTATCAATATTTAAATCTGATTTATATTATTTCCTCTGATTTCGGAAATTGTACACTTTGTGCAAAATGTTCTGAAAAAGAAGGGAACACATTAAGTTCAAGGTATCTGATTTTCTTTCCTATGTCTTCTGCCGTTTTTCTTTGTTTTTCTGAAATCAGCACCATTTTCGCTCCGGTACTGGCAGCATTTCCTACCTGGCTTATTTTCTTCAGCGGAATATTTGGGAACATACCTATATTAATTACATTTTTCGGATCTATATAGGAACCGAATGCACCTGCTATTATTATTTTATCTATATCCCTGAAATCTATTCCGGCATATTCAAGAAGTATCTCTATACCTGTACGCATAGCTCCTTTTGCAAGCTGGATTTCAACAATGTCCTTCTGGTTTATGGATATAAGATCTTCCGACGGACAGGTTTCGTCATTATCATCATAGTAATC
Above is a genomic segment from Actinomycetota bacterium containing:
- a CDS encoding amino acid ABC transporter substrate-binding protein — encoded protein: MNQDNFRSEKKLFIKIIIPLMLTVFLLSVFVNYGCKKSEKTNNTSEAASLQTSTTVFSKFLNVGIDATFPPFAYLQGEEIVGFDVDLAGEIAKRLEKELKITQMSYNEIYEKINEPEIDIIISAIIPNQEKSKTADFSDPYYTLEYTLITLTTSKLAIGNDFISKKIGIIKSEIENLDPEFLLNYSVGKYDDAVALIKALKSQEVDGILISAPIGIRILRDDPDSYKFIEKIKSEASYSIIIKKGTGLTERINEILKEINADGTFQEIYNEWLRE